The following nucleotide sequence is from Candidatus Zixiibacteriota bacterium.
GGCGGCGGCATGGTGCTCAAGCCCGAACCGATCGCACGAGCGGTCGAATCGATCAGCGCCTCCCGCAATGGGAGCAACCCCATCGTCTGTATTATCCCGACTCCGCGCGCGCCGTTGTTCACTCAATCCGACGCGAACGAGTTGGCCCAGTCGGGGCAACTGATCTTTGTCTGCGGGCACTATACCGGCATCGACGAGCGCGTCTTCGAACATTTGAATGCCCGCCGCTACTCAATCGGCGACTATGTTCTCACCGGCGGCGAACTGCCGGTGATGGTGATGATCGACGCCATCGCCCGTCGGCTGCCCGGATTCCTCGGCAACGACGAATCGGCCGTCGGCGATTCTCATGTCCGCGCCGATGGGGGGCTGGGCTTTCCCCAGTACACACGCCCCGCCGTCTGGCGCGACCGCGCCGTACCTGAGGTGCTCATCTCGGGGCATCATGCCCATGTCTCTGATTGGCGCGCGCAGCAGGCACGCGAGGCGACACAGCGTTTTCGGCCGGATCTGGTCAACGACAACAAGACAGCTCCGGCTCTTCGCACATAGATTCGAGCACGAGCAAACCGGACGATTGTACACGAGGTGACACGACGATGGCAACCGTTGATCTGAAGACACTGGGAATCCCGAAGGGCGCACAAGCCCCGGCGGATTTTGCGCCCGGCGATACCGTCCGGGTCCACAAAAAAATCACCGAAGGCGACAAGGAACGAATCCAGATATTTCAGGGCACGGTGGTGCAGAAACGCGGCTCCGGGACCGGCGCAACTTTTACCGTCCGCAAGATGTCGTCGGGCATCGGCGTCGAACAGATCTTCCCGCTGTTTTCGCCGAATGTTACCAAGGTGGAAGTGCTGCGCAAGGGACGGGTCCGTCGCGCGAAGCTCTTCTATCTGCGCGATCTGAAGGGACGCTCCGCGCGCGTCAAAGAGCTGCGCGACGACCAGGTCACCGAGTAGCATTCCGCGCGGCTGAGGGGATCGGCCACCGCATGCACACAGCCGGC
It contains:
- the trmD gene encoding tRNA (guanosine(37)-N1)-methyltransferase TrmD, whose protein sequence is MMRIDVVTVFPGMFSGYVAESMMARASQQQVLSITLHDLRDFTDDSHRVVDDTPFGGGGGMVLKPEPIARAVESISASRNGSNPIVCIIPTPRAPLFTQSDANELAQSGQLIFVCGHYTGIDERVFEHLNARRYSIGDYVLTGGELPVMVMIDAIARRLPGFLGNDESAVGDSHVRADGGLGFPQYTRPAVWRDRAVPEVLISGHHAHVSDWRAQQAREATQRFRPDLVNDNKTAPALRT
- the rplS gene encoding 50S ribosomal protein L19 gives rise to the protein MATVDLKTLGIPKGAQAPADFAPGDTVRVHKKITEGDKERIQIFQGTVVQKRGSGTGATFTVRKMSSGIGVEQIFPLFSPNVTKVEVLRKGRVRRAKLFYLRDLKGRSARVKELRDDQVTE